Proteins encoded by one window of Prosthecobacter debontii:
- a CDS encoding type IV pilus twitching motility protein PilT, producing the protein MSDQAAPQDLVPVLGHVDDYLRFCMQYEASDLHLATAAQPIWRRFGNLTPIWGNAVAMTPEDTRRLAYSFLTEKQIHELETRGDVDFAYSPEFGRFRASVVQQRLGIDITFRIISTNIRSVEQLGLPDTVRTLIRYHNGLVLVTGPVGCGKSTTLAALVDEINKERQDHIITLEDPIEYVIEPKGCHVNQREVGTHTDSFAAALRGALREDPDVIMVGEMRDLETISLAITAAETGHLVLGTLHTGNSARTLDRVLDVFPPDQRDQIRIMVSESLRGIISQQLVPKTDGNGRAMALELLVNTPATAACIRDGKTYMLNGVMQTGKNVGMITMDDSLRSLYSKGLISREECESRAEDKQQMRAFFNS; encoded by the coding sequence ATGTCCGACCAAGCCGCCCCCCAAGATCTAGTGCCCGTGCTGGGCCACGTGGATGATTATCTGCGTTTCTGCATGCAGTATGAGGCCTCCGACCTCCACCTCGCCACGGCAGCCCAGCCCATTTGGAGACGCTTCGGCAATCTGACCCCCATCTGGGGCAATGCCGTGGCAATGACCCCCGAGGATACCCGCCGCCTCGCCTACAGCTTCCTCACGGAAAAACAGATCCATGAGCTGGAAACCCGGGGTGATGTGGACTTTGCCTACTCCCCGGAGTTTGGCCGCTTTCGTGCCTCCGTCGTCCAGCAGCGTCTGGGCATCGACATCACCTTCCGCATCATCAGCACGAACATCCGCTCCGTAGAGCAGCTCGGCCTGCCGGATACCGTCCGCACCCTCATCCGCTATCACAACGGCCTCGTGCTGGTGACCGGTCCCGTGGGTTGCGGTAAATCCACCACCCTGGCCGCGTTGGTGGATGAGATTAACAAAGAGCGTCAAGACCACATCATCACGCTGGAAGACCCCATCGAATACGTGATCGAGCCCAAAGGCTGCCACGTGAACCAGCGTGAAGTGGGCACCCACACCGACTCCTTCGCCGCCGCTCTCCGTGGTGCTCTCCGTGAAGACCCAGATGTGATCATGGTCGGTGAAATGCGCGACCTGGAGACCATCTCCCTGGCCATCACCGCTGCGGAAACCGGTCACTTGGTGCTCGGCACCCTGCACACCGGTAACTCCGCCCGCACCCTGGACCGTGTCCTGGACGTGTTCCCGCCCGATCAACGTGACCAGATCCGCATCATGGTGTCGGAATCTCTGCGTGGCATCATCTCCCAGCAGTTGGTGCCTAAAACGGATGGCAATGGCCGTGCGATGGCTCTGGAATTGCTCGTCAATACCCCGGCCACCGCCGCCTGTATCCGCGATGGTAAAACCTACATGCTCAATGGCGTGATGCAGACCGGTAAAAATGTGGGCATGATCACGATGGATGATTCCCTGCGGAGCCTCTACTCCAAAGGCCTCATCAGCCGTGAAGAATGTGAATCCCGCGCGGAAGACAAGCAGCAGATGCGCGCCTTCTTCAACTCCTGA
- a CDS encoding MotA/TolQ/ExbB proton channel family protein — MHRPTFFVLTLLTCLMSWIAPVVQAQTVSPTETATPSGVVTEAPAGAEDNPFGQALTLEGFIKSTGVMAYPLIVLSMVTAFLIVLFTVTVRQGTVVSDAFMNSADALIRKQDYLGLLAVCNRRNECIARITAKTLDFATRNPTASFEEVKEVTEAEGNRQSSLLLARIAYLGDVGAVAPMLGLLGTTLGMITTFHAISGKEYGGSNQLGLAQGVSEALLCTASGLVIGIPALIFYAIFRGKVNRLISEMEAATTHLMALLAVQYKRAARAATSGRVGE, encoded by the coding sequence ATGCATCGCCCCACTTTTTTCGTTTTAACCCTCCTGACCTGCTTGATGTCATGGATCGCTCCGGTGGTTCAAGCCCAGACTGTTAGCCCTACAGAAACCGCGACTCCGAGCGGAGTGGTGACGGAGGCTCCCGCTGGCGCAGAGGACAATCCCTTTGGCCAAGCGCTGACCCTGGAGGGCTTCATCAAGAGCACGGGGGTGATGGCTTACCCCCTCATCGTGCTCTCCATGGTCACCGCCTTCCTGATCGTGCTCTTCACTGTCACGGTGCGTCAGGGCACAGTGGTCAGTGATGCCTTCATGAACTCGGCTGACGCGCTGATCCGCAAGCAAGATTACCTGGGCCTGCTGGCGGTGTGCAATCGCCGCAATGAGTGCATCGCCCGCATCACGGCGAAGACCCTGGACTTCGCCACCCGGAACCCGACCGCGAGCTTTGAGGAAGTCAAAGAAGTGACCGAGGCGGAGGGAAATCGCCAATCCAGCCTGCTGTTGGCACGCATCGCCTATCTCGGGGATGTGGGCGCCGTGGCTCCGATGCTGGGCCTGCTGGGCACCACGCTGGGGATGATCACCACCTTCCACGCCATTTCCGGTAAGGAATACGGCGGCTCCAATCAGCTCGGTCTGGCCCAAGGGGTGTCTGAGGCGCTGCTGTGCACGGCCTCCGGTCTGGTCATCGGTATCCCGGCGCTGATTTTCTACGCCATCTTCCGGGGTAAGGTGAACCGCCTGATCTCGGAGATGGAAGCCGCCACCACCCACCTCATGGCCCTTCTGGCCGTGCAGTATAAGCGGGCCGCCCGCGCTGCCACCTCCGGTCGTGTCGGGGAATAA
- a CDS encoding sugar phosphate isomerase/epimerase family protein, with translation MSFSRIAFTVTAFFLTTSALTHAEEGKFTASPGLQLYSLRSQFKLKGVSRTLDTVKSFGIQLVELAGTHEMPIPEFKKELESRGLKAVSAHYPYKRWQTEPDAVAQEAKELGLEYAGCAWADHKSPMDEAQAREIAATFNQAGAALAKVGIKFFYHLHGFEYQPWKKGETLADLIIQETNPEQVKFQMDTLWVVFPGQDPVKLLEKYPNRWDLMHLKDLKQGVATGSLSGQTDVNNDVTLGTGQMNWAAILATAQKVGVKYYFIEDESSSSESQIPKSVKFLQSIRW, from the coding sequence ATGAGCTTTTCCAGAATTGCTTTCACAGTTACCGCCTTTTTTCTGACAACCAGCGCTCTGACGCACGCTGAGGAAGGAAAATTCACCGCCAGCCCCGGACTCCAACTCTACAGCCTGCGCTCTCAGTTCAAGCTGAAGGGCGTGTCCCGCACCCTCGATACGGTTAAATCCTTCGGCATTCAGCTCGTCGAACTGGCTGGCACCCACGAGATGCCGATCCCCGAATTTAAAAAGGAATTGGAAAGCCGTGGCCTGAAGGCCGTCAGCGCCCACTATCCCTACAAACGCTGGCAGACCGAGCCGGATGCCGTCGCCCAAGAGGCCAAGGAACTGGGCCTGGAGTATGCCGGATGTGCCTGGGCCGATCACAAGAGCCCCATGGACGAAGCCCAGGCGCGGGAGATCGCCGCCACCTTCAACCAAGCCGGTGCTGCCCTGGCCAAGGTCGGCATCAAGTTCTTCTACCATCTGCATGGCTTTGAGTATCAACCCTGGAAAAAGGGGGAAACGCTGGCGGATCTGATCATTCAGGAAACCAACCCCGAGCAGGTGAAATTCCAGATGGATACCCTCTGGGTCGTGTTTCCCGGGCAAGACCCCGTCAAGCTGCTGGAGAAATACCCCAACCGCTGGGACCTGATGCACCTCAAAGACCTGAAACAAGGTGTGGCCACAGGCAGCCTGAGCGGCCAAACGGATGTGAACAATGACGTCACGCTCGGCACCGGCCAAATGAACTGGGCCGCAATCCTGGCGACCGCGCAAAAGGTGGGCGTGAAGTATTACTTCATCGAAGACGAAAGCTCCTCGTCCGAAAGCCAGATCCCCAAGAGCGTAAAATTCCTCCAGAGCATCCGCTGGTGA
- a CDS encoding phage holin family protein: MMDIEVSRVRSLLRALALYAEARGHLFQIEAREAGVKLSEILVLVAVLIGCLLFGWMLALPALVWVVAETQGLPWWKVALWTAGGHLLFAFIFFISLKVRLKKLRVFEETFHQFRRDREWIGNNPHDS, translated from the coding sequence ATGATGGATATCGAGGTCTCCCGGGTCAGATCCTTGCTGCGTGCTCTGGCGCTTTATGCGGAGGCACGCGGCCACTTATTCCAGATCGAGGCCCGCGAGGCCGGGGTCAAACTCAGTGAGATCTTGGTCCTGGTGGCCGTCCTCATTGGCTGCCTGCTCTTTGGCTGGATGCTCGCCCTACCCGCCTTGGTGTGGGTCGTCGCAGAAACTCAGGGCTTACCCTGGTGGAAGGTGGCGCTGTGGACGGCAGGCGGTCACTTGTTGTTTGCTTTTATCTTCTTCATCTCGCTCAAAGTCCGCCTGAAAAAGCTGCGTGTCTTTGAGGAGACCTTCCATCAATTCCGGCGTGACCGCGAATGGATCGGTAACAATCCACACGACTCATGA
- a CDS encoding ExbD/TolR family protein yields the protein MNFRKQHSIEPTPMQLAPLVDVLFLLVIFFAVTSHYAKNEQVMDISVPAADEGQEKESRNVGEIIINIKTEGEIIVNGQQITEEELLVKLRNIASIYKDQAVILRGDEVADYKYVINVLNTCQKAGIWNIAFATRKPETEAPKN from the coding sequence ATGAACTTTCGCAAACAGCATTCCATTGAGCCCACGCCCATGCAGCTCGCGCCGCTGGTGGATGTGCTGTTCCTGCTGGTGATCTTCTTTGCCGTGACCTCGCACTATGCGAAGAACGAGCAGGTCATGGACATCAGCGTGCCGGCGGCCGATGAAGGCCAGGAGAAGGAATCCCGCAATGTCGGGGAGATCATCATCAACATCAAAACGGAAGGTGAAATCATCGTCAACGGACAGCAGATCACGGAAGAAGAACTGCTGGTGAAGCTGCGGAACATCGCCTCGATCTACAAGGACCAAGCCGTCATTCTGCGTGGGGATGAAGTGGCCGATTATAAATACGTGATCAATGTGCTCAATACCTGTCAGAAGGCCGGCATCTGGAACATCGCCTTTGCCACGCGTAAGCCCGAAACAGAAGCCCCGAAGAACTGA
- a CDS encoding ATP-binding protein, translating to MTISPDQYEKLGAFYLGRGYDLATKQLQDDLIMYDSKDLVTHGVVLGMTGSGKTGLCLALLEEAAMDGVPLIAIDPKGDIGNALLTFPNLSAEEFKPWVNADDARRKGISVDDFAAQQSSLWTKGLGDWGQSAERIRKLRQTVNMAIYTPGSSAGLQVSILSSLDCPPASVLEDAEVLADRIESTVSSLLGLMGIEADPVQSPEHILLSNIVAFCWKKGQNISLENLVRHIQQPPLRKIGVVDIETFCPESKRTALAMKLNNLIASPGFATWLEGEPLDIQRMYYTPEGKPRITIFNIAHLSDTERMFFVSLLLNQLLGWMRSQQGTTSLRALFYMDEIYGYLPPTAMPPSKKPMMILLKQARAFGLGLLLATQNPVDLDYKALANIGTWWIGRLQTERDKARLLDGLEGAISSSGGSFDRKTLETTISGLGNRVFLMNNVHEDGPVVFHVRWIMSYLSGPLARDQVKRLMDPIRPAKSSGAAASGEDDGFLPPGASAAPAGARNTVKPRLPEGTAEAFVASTVGVSADSLCYVPAILRSAEANFDDPKRKITGSSRVTLVNPIDVENQRVLWDKFVQLPRDANPDSWESQPVDGAEYTDLPGAAMKSSTYTSIRKDYVDWVYANHVLEVSFSPLLEAYSNPGEKVDEFRARITQTARELRDQAIETLREKTAKALKSLQEKAIKAQVKVDTQKSQATSAKLSTAMSIGSSLLGAFFGRKGGIASVAKASTVNSAARVMREHQEAAAAEAELGRIQADIADLEKQLADETQRIRDQYDPAVLVFETTRLTPVKSKIQPTAIGILWLPHERVGGELRKAWE from the coding sequence ATGACCATCTCCCCAGACCAATACGAGAAGCTCGGTGCCTTTTACCTCGGACGTGGCTACGACCTCGCCACCAAGCAACTCCAGGATGACCTGATCATGTATGACTCCAAGGATCTGGTGACGCATGGCGTCGTCCTGGGCATGACGGGGTCTGGCAAGACGGGGCTCTGCCTCGCCTTGTTGGAGGAGGCGGCCATGGATGGGGTGCCCCTCATCGCCATCGATCCGAAAGGGGACATTGGCAATGCACTGCTCACCTTTCCGAACCTGAGTGCGGAGGAATTCAAACCCTGGGTGAATGCCGACGATGCCCGGCGGAAGGGCATCAGCGTGGATGACTTTGCCGCACAGCAATCGAGCTTGTGGACTAAGGGGCTGGGCGATTGGGGGCAGAGTGCCGAACGTATTCGTAAGCTGCGCCAGACCGTGAATATGGCCATCTACACGCCGGGCAGCAGTGCTGGGCTTCAGGTGTCCATCCTCAGTTCTCTGGATTGCCCTCCGGCTTCCGTTTTGGAAGATGCGGAGGTGCTGGCGGATCGCATCGAGAGCACCGTGTCCTCGTTGCTCGGTCTGATGGGTATTGAGGCCGATCCTGTGCAATCTCCAGAGCACATCCTGCTCTCGAACATCGTGGCCTTCTGCTGGAAAAAAGGCCAGAACATCTCTCTGGAAAACCTCGTGCGTCACATCCAGCAGCCGCCGCTTCGGAAGATCGGTGTGGTGGATATCGAGACCTTCTGCCCGGAATCCAAGCGCACGGCGCTGGCCATGAAGCTGAATAACCTCATCGCCTCGCCCGGCTTTGCGACTTGGTTGGAGGGGGAACCGCTGGACATCCAGCGCATGTATTACACACCGGAGGGAAAACCTCGGATCACGATCTTTAACATCGCGCACCTCAGCGACACGGAGCGGATGTTCTTCGTGTCCTTGCTGTTGAACCAATTGTTAGGCTGGATGCGCAGTCAGCAGGGCACCACGTCCCTGCGGGCGCTGTTTTACATGGATGAGATCTATGGCTACCTGCCACCGACCGCCATGCCGCCGTCGAAGAAGCCGATGATGATCCTGCTCAAGCAGGCGCGTGCCTTCGGGCTCGGTCTGCTCCTGGCCACCCAGAACCCGGTGGACCTGGATTACAAAGCCCTGGCCAACATTGGCACCTGGTGGATTGGTCGCCTGCAAACGGAGCGTGATAAGGCGCGCCTGCTCGATGGTCTGGAAGGGGCCATCAGCAGCAGTGGTGGCAGTTTTGATCGCAAGACCCTGGAGACGACCATCTCCGGACTGGGCAACCGTGTGTTTCTGATGAACAACGTCCATGAAGATGGTCCCGTGGTGTTCCATGTGCGCTGGATCATGAGTTACCTCAGCGGCCCTCTGGCGCGAGATCAGGTGAAGCGGCTGATGGACCCCATTCGCCCGGCGAAGTCCTCCGGAGCCGCTGCTTCTGGTGAGGACGATGGTTTCCTACCCCCCGGTGCCTCGGCGGCTCCTGCGGGCGCTCGCAACACGGTCAAACCGCGTCTGCCTGAGGGCACGGCGGAGGCCTTCGTGGCTAGCACCGTGGGCGTGTCAGCCGACAGTCTCTGCTACGTGCCGGCCATCCTGCGCAGTGCCGAAGCGAATTTCGATGATCCCAAACGGAAGATCACCGGAAGCAGTCGAGTGACCTTGGTGAACCCGATCGATGTCGAGAACCAGCGTGTGCTTTGGGATAAGTTTGTGCAGTTACCCCGCGATGCAAATCCCGACAGTTGGGAAAGCCAGCCTGTGGATGGTGCCGAATACACGGACCTCCCCGGTGCCGCCATGAAGTCCAGCACCTACACCAGTATCCGCAAAGACTATGTCGATTGGGTGTATGCCAATCATGTGCTGGAGGTGAGCTTCAGCCCTTTGCTGGAAGCCTATTCCAATCCTGGTGAGAAGGTGGATGAGTTCCGTGCCCGCATCACTCAGACTGCGCGTGAGCTGCGGGACCAGGCCATCGAAACCCTGCGTGAGAAGACCGCGAAGGCTCTGAAATCGCTTCAGGAAAAAGCCATCAAAGCTCAGGTGAAGGTGGATACGCAGAAGTCCCAAGCCACCTCGGCCAAGCTCTCCACCGCCATGTCCATTGGCAGCAGTTTGTTAGGCGCGTTCTTCGGTCGCAAAGGCGGCATCGCCTCTGTGGCTAAGGCGAGCACCGTGAACAGTGCGGCCCGGGTCATGCGTGAGCACCAGGAAGCTGCCGCTGCTGAGGCCGAGCTTGGTCGCATCCAAGCCGATATCGCCGATCTGGAAAAACAGCTCGCCGATGAAACCCAACGCATCCGCGATCAATACGACCCTGCCGTCCTCGTCTTCGAAACCACCCGCCTCACTCCCGTGAAGTCGAAGATCCAACCCACCGCCATCGGCATCCTCTGGCTCCCTCATGAGCGCGTGGGTGGGGAATTGAGAAAGGCCTGGGAGTAA
- a CDS encoding type IV pilus twitching motility protein PilT, which produces MPIIDNLFQQLIDLGGSDLHLSQGQPPKVRVHGSIKPISSEILTETTMETMMREICEPRAWDRYIEKGDLDFAYEMDAEHRFRCNYLRQQHGFGAVFRIIPTKIASLEQLGIPPVVKEFGHMRSGLVLVTGPTGSGKSTTLAALLDYINTNFRRHIITVEEPIEFVHKNKKSIITQREVPIQTPTFADGLRAALRQDADIVLVGEMRDLETISLALTAAETGLLVFGTLHTNNARKTVDRIIDVFPADQQSQVRTMLAASLKGVVAQLLMKKADGKGRAAVNEIMISTPAVGAIIREGATQKLYDVIIGGKAQGMQFMDDSIWQKLRDGYVSPMEAYMKAIDKGRFKAFLPPEEQAIANAGGGESKK; this is translated from the coding sequence ATGCCCATCATTGACAATCTCTTCCAGCAACTGATCGACCTGGGAGGTTCTGACCTTCACCTCAGCCAAGGCCAGCCGCCTAAAGTGCGTGTCCACGGCAGCATCAAGCCCATCTCCAGTGAGATCCTCACGGAGACCACCATGGAAACCATGATGCGTGAGATCTGCGAGCCTCGCGCCTGGGATCGCTACATCGAAAAAGGTGACCTCGACTTCGCCTATGAGATGGATGCCGAGCACCGCTTCCGCTGTAACTACCTGCGCCAGCAGCACGGCTTCGGTGCCGTCTTCCGTATCATTCCGACCAAGATCGCCAGCCTGGAGCAGCTCGGCATCCCACCGGTGGTAAAAGAGTTCGGCCACATGCGCAGCGGTCTCGTCCTGGTCACCGGCCCCACCGGTTCCGGTAAGTCCACCACGCTGGCCGCCCTGCTGGATTACATCAACACCAACTTCCGCCGCCACATCATCACCGTCGAGGAGCCGATCGAGTTCGTGCACAAGAACAAGAAGAGCATCATCACCCAGCGTGAAGTGCCCATCCAGACTCCGACCTTCGCCGATGGTCTGCGTGCCGCTCTCCGTCAGGATGCCGACATCGTGCTGGTGGGGGAAATGCGTGACCTTGAAACCATCTCTCTGGCCCTCACGGCTGCGGAGACCGGTCTCTTGGTCTTCGGCACCCTGCACACCAACAACGCCCGTAAAACCGTTGACCGTATCATCGACGTATTCCCTGCCGATCAGCAGAGCCAGGTGCGCACCATGCTTGCCGCCTCGCTCAAAGGCGTGGTCGCCCAGCTTCTCATGAAGAAGGCCGATGGCAAAGGCCGTGCCGCCGTGAACGAGATCATGATCTCCACCCCGGCTGTCGGCGCCATCATCCGTGAAGGCGCCACCCAGAAGCTCTACGACGTCATCATCGGCGGTAAGGCCCAGGGCATGCAGTTCATGGACGACTCCATCTGGCAAAAACTGCGCGATGGTTATGTGAGCCCGATGGAGGCCTACATGAAAGCCATCGACAAAGGCCGCTTCAAAGCCTTCCTGCCCCCTGAAGAGCAAGCCATCGCCAATGCCGGCGGCGGTGAATCGAAGAAGTAA
- a CDS encoding putative ABC transporter permease subunit — protein sequence MSSATATLLQAQVYWQMLKHRVAEGLETNRLLLLTIGSFLGLYCVAAYVLVSRGLEFVSRMPLFGPLLLERLVYLLFFFFFVMLVISNATITGMGMFRRKDMDWQVALPIPYRSLVIWKTLEGMALASWGLLVLSAPILVALGRLYDVGASFYLFGAPALLCLVTISANLSSWVLLILVKHAKRWWWRPIALFGVWLLGVSIYRFLSTGEPEELQGNDIVSSLHSVLKHTEICMHPLLPSSWVAEVIFASGRGLTAQALFFSSALLANALFALTITALLGGRLFYPAWQRVMSAVPLALAPSTLELWFHHPERFLKRSWSARIWGLNRPEYAAILKDVRTFLREPTQWGQSLLIFGLLLMYTSNLRRLGYDLQSPFWVMVISHLNLLVCCLALSTLTTRFIFPQFSMEGQRLWIIGLSPLSLERVLSLKLRLSAGVMGLMTTCLVFVSSLSLSLPWQRTVFFCAAVLMQSYGLNALALSLGALLPNFREPNPARIISGFGGTLCLISSFLYILFSASALALPEALRWKAQVAGAPPSSTLILMQDLSALGAVLFFSLIFGGIPYGLAKKRTKSLDYLKEL from the coding sequence ATGTCCTCCGCCACCGCTACGCTGCTGCAGGCCCAGGTTTACTGGCAGATGCTGAAACATCGCGTCGCCGAAGGGCTGGAGACGAATCGCCTGCTGCTGCTCACCATCGGCTCCTTTCTCGGGCTTTACTGCGTAGCGGCGTATGTGCTGGTATCACGCGGTTTAGAGTTCGTCAGCCGCATGCCGCTGTTTGGCCCGTTGCTGCTGGAGCGGCTGGTTTATCTGCTGTTCTTTTTCTTCTTCGTCATGCTGGTCATCTCCAATGCCACCATCACTGGCATGGGCATGTTTCGCCGAAAGGATATGGACTGGCAGGTGGCCCTCCCCATCCCCTATCGCAGTCTGGTGATCTGGAAGACGCTGGAGGGTATGGCGCTGGCGAGCTGGGGCCTGCTCGTGCTCAGTGCTCCCATCCTGGTGGCGCTGGGTCGGCTTTATGATGTGGGAGCCTCCTTTTATTTGTTCGGTGCCCCGGCCCTGCTCTGCCTCGTCACCATCTCGGCCAATCTCTCCTCCTGGGTGCTGCTCATTCTGGTGAAGCATGCCAAACGCTGGTGGTGGCGTCCCATCGCCCTCTTCGGGGTCTGGCTGCTAGGCGTCTCCATCTACCGCTTTCTTTCCACGGGAGAGCCGGAGGAACTGCAGGGGAATGACATCGTCTCCAGCCTGCACAGTGTCTTAAAGCACACGGAGATCTGCATGCATCCGCTGCTGCCCAGTTCCTGGGTCGCGGAGGTCATCTTCGCCTCCGGGCGCGGCCTCACCGCTCAGGCGCTGTTTTTCAGCTCTGCCCTGCTGGCCAATGCTCTCTTTGCCCTCACCATCACCGCCCTCCTCGGCGGCAGGCTCTTTTATCCCGCCTGGCAGCGGGTGATGAGTGCCGTACCCCTCGCCCTGGCGCCATCGACCCTAGAGCTGTGGTTTCACCATCCTGAGCGCTTCCTGAAACGGAGCTGGAGCGCCCGTATCTGGGGTCTGAACCGACCGGAATACGCCGCGATCCTGAAGGACGTCCGCACCTTTCTGCGCGAGCCGACTCAATGGGGGCAGAGCTTGCTCATCTTTGGCCTGCTGCTCATGTATACCTCGAACTTGAGGCGCCTGGGCTACGACCTTCAGAGTCCGTTTTGGGTGATGGTGATCAGCCACCTGAATCTCCTCGTCTGCTGCCTCGCCCTCTCCACCCTCACCACCCGCTTCATCTTCCCCCAGTTCAGCATGGAGGGTCAGCGCCTCTGGATCATTGGCCTCTCCCCCCTGTCTCTGGAGCGGGTCCTCAGCCTCAAGCTCCGCCTTAGTGCCGGTGTCATGGGCCTCATGACCACCTGCCTCGTCTTCGTCTCCAGCCTCTCGCTTTCTCTCCCCTGGCAGCGCACCGTTTTCTTCTGCGCCGCGGTGCTCATGCAGAGTTATGGGCTCAATGCCCTGGCGCTCTCGCTTGGAGCCCTGCTGCCGAATTTCCGCGAGCCCAACCCCGCCCGCATCATCTCCGGCTTCGGCGGCACCCTGTGTCTCATCAGCAGCTTCCTTTATATCCTGTTCAGCGCCTCTGCCCTGGCCCTGCCTGAGGCCCTACGCTGGAAGGCCCAAGTCGCCGGAGCTCCCCCATCATCAACCCTTATCCTCATGCAAGACCTCTCTGCCCTGGGGGCGGTGCTGTTCTTTTCCCTGATTTTTGGGGGAATTCCGTATGGATTGGCGAAAAAGCGCACGAAAAGTCTAGATTATTTAAAAGAGCTGTAA
- a CDS encoding DUF883 family protein, with amino-acid sequence MNEPNLPNPGLGGTTANDPFQAAKASAMKAAEELRAAAAQKAAELRDAAESRAQQLKSAAEQKAAALKTELTDKASDIRHYADDALEHARDTCQNFVDEAEKMAREKPRQALITAFGIGLVVGLILRR; translated from the coding sequence ATGAACGAGCCTAACCTCCCTAATCCTGGCCTCGGCGGCACGACCGCTAACGATCCCTTTCAGGCCGCTAAAGCCAGCGCCATGAAAGCCGCTGAAGAACTCCGCGCCGCTGCTGCTCAAAAAGCCGCTGAACTCCGCGATGCCGCGGAAAGCCGGGCTCAACAGCTCAAAAGCGCTGCGGAACAAAAAGCCGCTGCCCTGAAGACTGAACTCACCGACAAAGCCAGCGACATCCGCCACTATGCGGATGATGCCCTGGAGCATGCTCGTGACACCTGCCAAAACTTCGTGGACGAAGCGGAAAAGATGGCTCGTGAAAAGCCTCGCCAGGCCCTCATCACCGCCTTTGGCATCGGCCTCGTGGTCGGGCTGATTCTCCGCCGTTAA